The following coding sequences are from one Arthrobacter sp. PvP023 window:
- a CDS encoding polysaccharide biosynthesis tyrosine autokinase has product MSVTTAATAEPPAGLDLADYLRVVRVYWKAIVAFTLLATLTAFGWTALQPKIYSSDSSGIVVTPGSDNVSLSLAGDSLAKAKVKSYESVAKSRLVADRVIADLGLKTTADGLLGTVSVKVPLDTAEIRVTALSPDPATAQRVADAWVKGLAAQVEAIETAPPAEALAATGTDAASGTGATPDAGTPATASASAVRVLPLGKAVLPTSPVSPNVKLTLALGALIGLALGVAYALVRRHLDRRIRNAAEIERLFDVPVIGTLPVDHRLDGKSTILEGGYTAHLHGAPAGSAMAEALRELRTNLSFLDVDQPPRIIVVTSSMQSEGKSTVTANLAVTMAAAGENVVVVDGDLRRPTLVDVFNLVPGVGVTDVLTGTAELEDVLQPWGAMPNLSVLGSGRVPPNPSELLGSRAMKNMLNALAENAIVLIDAPPLLPVTDAAVLSRVADGAIVVIRTGRTTQEELGQSLGNMDKVRGRVLGAVLNYVPTSGADAYTYHGTYQAAAAPENAASSSMDSEELGFLIGDRPATRSVEEHGPVRRRVTN; this is encoded by the coding sequence ATGAGCGTCACCACAGCTGCCACCGCGGAACCACCCGCCGGCCTGGATCTGGCCGACTACCTTCGGGTTGTCAGGGTGTACTGGAAGGCAATCGTCGCCTTCACCCTGCTGGCCACATTGACGGCGTTCGGCTGGACGGCCCTCCAGCCGAAGATCTACTCATCAGATTCCAGCGGCATCGTGGTGACGCCGGGCTCGGACAATGTGAGCCTCTCCCTCGCAGGCGACAGCCTGGCCAAGGCAAAGGTCAAAAGCTACGAATCCGTGGCCAAGTCCAGGCTCGTGGCGGACCGTGTGATCGCTGACCTTGGCCTCAAGACCACGGCGGACGGGCTGCTCGGCACCGTCAGCGTGAAGGTTCCGCTGGACACGGCCGAGATTCGCGTGACGGCACTGTCGCCGGACCCGGCCACGGCCCAGCGCGTGGCCGATGCGTGGGTCAAGGGTCTCGCCGCTCAGGTGGAAGCAATCGAAACAGCACCCCCCGCCGAGGCGCTTGCCGCGACCGGCACCGATGCAGCTTCCGGCACCGGAGCAACGCCCGACGCCGGAACGCCAGCCACCGCGTCCGCTTCGGCTGTGCGGGTGCTCCCGCTGGGCAAGGCAGTCCTTCCCACCAGCCCCGTTTCACCCAACGTCAAGCTGACGCTGGCCCTCGGTGCGCTGATCGGCCTGGCTCTCGGCGTGGCCTATGCACTGGTGCGCCGTCACCTGGACCGGCGCATCCGCAATGCCGCGGAGATTGAGCGCCTCTTCGACGTTCCGGTGATCGGCACCCTCCCCGTGGACCACCGGCTGGACGGCAAGAGCACCATCCTGGAAGGCGGCTACACAGCCCACCTCCACGGTGCCCCGGCAGGCAGCGCTATGGCCGAGGCCCTCCGGGAACTGCGCACCAACCTGAGCTTCCTGGACGTGGACCAGCCGCCGCGGATCATCGTGGTCACCAGTTCCATGCAGTCCGAAGGCAAGTCAACCGTTACGGCCAACCTGGCGGTCACCATGGCGGCTGCCGGCGAGAACGTGGTGGTGGTCGACGGCGACCTCCGCCGCCCCACGCTGGTGGACGTTTTCAACCTGGTTCCGGGAGTCGGGGTCACCGACGTGCTCACCGGCACCGCCGAACTCGAGGATGTCCTCCAGCCCTGGGGCGCTATGCCGAACCTTTCCGTCCTGGGTTCCGGCCGTGTACCGCCGAACCCCAGTGAGCTGCTGGGTTCCCGGGCCATGAAGAACATGCTCAACGCCCTGGCAGAGAACGCAATCGTCCTGATCGATGCCCCGCCGCTGCTTCCCGTCACGGATGCTGCCGTCCTGTCCCGCGTGGCTGATGGCGCCATTGTGGTGATCCGGACCGGCAGGACCACCCAGGAGGAACTGGGGCAGTCGCTGGGCAACATGGACAAAGTCAGGGGCAGGGTTCTGGGGGCGGTCCTTAACTACGTGCCTACCAGCGGCGCCGATGCCTACACCTACCATGGGACGTACCAGGCAGCTGCGGCCCCGGAAAACGCGGCCTCTTCCAGCATGGATTCGGAAGAGCTGGGCTTTCTGATCGGGGACAGGCCGGCCACCCGCAGCGTCGAGGAGCATGGGCCTGTCCGCCGCCGCGTGACGAACTAG
- a CDS encoding PqqD family protein: MVLEGSAAAVWLLIDGVRTQAEMVAELVYTFGEADERMATHVDTFLSQLAAQQLIEAVGQAFVEPDAHRGSTSNAG; encoded by the coding sequence GTGGTCCTGGAGGGTAGTGCGGCTGCCGTCTGGCTGCTGATCGACGGTGTTCGCACTCAGGCCGAAATGGTCGCCGAACTTGTGTACACGTTCGGCGAGGCAGACGAGCGAATGGCCACGCATGTTGACACCTTCTTGTCCCAGCTTGCGGCCCAGCAACTGATAGAAGCGGTCGGCCAGGCATTTGTCGAACCCGATGCTCACCGTGGAAGCACTTCCAATGCAGGATGA
- a CDS encoding polysaccharide biosynthesis tyrosine autokinase, giving the protein MTSVNIAERGESPAGADLADYLRVVTVYWKAIVGIALLCTLAAYAWTVAQPKIYASDSSGIVVTPGSENVSLSLAGESLAKAKVKNYESVAKSRLVADRVIADLNLKTTADSLLATVSVKVPLDTTEIRVTAQSADPAEAQRVADAWVNGLAAQVKAIETATPDGGTAVSKNPGTAPASAVRVLPLGKALLPTSPVSPNVKLALGLGALVGLAIGLAYALIRRHLDRRIRNAAEIERLFEMPVIGTLPVDRRLDGKSSILEGGYSALLHGASAGGAMAEALRELRTNLGFVDVDSPPRVIVVTSSMPSEGKSTVTANLAVTMAAAGENVVVVDGDLRRPTLVDVFDLVPGVGVTDVLSGAARLDDVLQRWGALPNLAVLGSGRVPPNPSELLGSKAMESMLQTLAQNAIVLIDAPPLLPVTDAAVLSRVSDGAIIVVRTGKTTQDQLGKSLGNLQRVRGRILGSVLNYVPMSGRDAYSYYGTYHSAVDPGTLDRGAAAPPSGLRDADTSMGDGSEFRADGTPERLPSRRRVKG; this is encoded by the coding sequence ATGACCAGCGTCAACATCGCAGAAAGAGGGGAATCACCTGCCGGTGCGGACCTGGCCGATTACCTGCGGGTGGTCACCGTGTATTGGAAGGCTATCGTCGGCATTGCTTTGCTCTGCACCTTGGCTGCCTACGCTTGGACCGTTGCGCAGCCCAAGATCTACGCGTCGGACTCCAGCGGAATTGTGGTGACCCCAGGATCGGAAAACGTGAGCCTTTCCTTGGCGGGTGAAAGCCTGGCAAAGGCCAAGGTGAAGAACTACGAATCGGTGGCGAAGTCCCGGCTTGTGGCGGATCGGGTCATAGCTGACCTGAACTTGAAAACCACCGCGGATTCCCTGCTGGCAACCGTCAGCGTGAAAGTTCCGCTCGATACCACTGAGATCCGTGTTACAGCACAGTCGGCTGATCCGGCCGAGGCCCAGCGGGTGGCAGATGCTTGGGTCAACGGCCTTGCGGCCCAAGTGAAAGCGATCGAAACGGCAACGCCCGACGGCGGGACTGCAGTCTCCAAGAATCCCGGCACCGCGCCCGCTTCCGCCGTGAGGGTTCTCCCCTTGGGCAAGGCTCTCCTTCCCACTAGTCCCGTTTCGCCAAACGTCAAACTGGCCTTGGGCCTTGGCGCCCTTGTTGGCCTGGCCATCGGGTTGGCCTATGCGCTGATACGCAGGCATTTGGACCGGAGAATCCGCAATGCCGCGGAGATTGAACGGCTGTTCGAAATGCCGGTGATTGGGACACTGCCCGTGGACCGCAGGCTGGACGGCAAGAGCAGCATCCTGGAAGGTGGCTACTCTGCGTTGCTCCATGGCGCCTCGGCCGGAGGTGCAATGGCGGAAGCACTTCGGGAACTGCGTACCAACCTTGGTTTCGTGGACGTGGATAGTCCACCACGTGTCATTGTGGTGACAAGTTCGATGCCGTCCGAGGGGAAGTCGACGGTCACTGCCAATTTGGCCGTCACCATGGCTGCAGCCGGAGAGAACGTGGTGGTGGTGGACGGCGATCTGAGGCGACCCACGTTGGTGGACGTCTTCGACCTCGTCCCCGGAGTGGGTGTGACGGACGTCCTGAGCGGTGCCGCCCGCTTGGATGATGTGCTCCAGCGCTGGGGGGCCCTGCCGAATCTCGCGGTACTGGGTTCCGGGCGTGTACCGCCTAATCCCAGCGAACTGCTTGGTTCCAAGGCCATGGAGAGTATGCTCCAAACCCTTGCCCAGAACGCAATAGTCCTGATCGATGCACCGCCGCTGCTCCCCGTCACGGACGCCGCCGTGCTGTCACGCGTCTCCGACGGGGCAATAATCGTGGTCAGAACCGGTAAGACCACTCAGGACCAACTGGGAAAGTCGCTGGGCAACCTGCAGAGGGTCCGTGGCCGCATCCTGGGGTCCGTGTTGAACTACGTGCCGATGAGCGGCCGGGACGCATACTCCTACTACGGGACATATCATTCAGCGGTGGACCCGGGCACCTTGGACAGGGGAGCCGCAGCTCCGCCCTCGGGGCTTCGGGACGCGGACACTTCCATGGGCGACGGCTCCGAATTCCGGGCTGACGGAACGCCAGAACGCCTGCCGTCCCGGCGCCGAGTGAAGGGGTAG